The Micromonospora violae DNA segment CGCCAACGGGGTCACCGTGCTGGTGGACAGCCGCGACGGCTACACGCCGACCCCGGCGCTGTCGCACGCCATCCTCACGCACAACCGGGGGCGCACCAGCGGGCTCGCCGACGGCGTCGTCATCACCCCGTCGCACAACCCGCCCGACGACGGCGGTTTCAAGTACAACCCCACCAACGGCGGGCCGGCCGACACCGACGTGACCCGGTGGATCCAGGACCGGGCCAACACCATCCTCGCCGCCGGGCTCAAGGAGGTCCGCCGGGTCACCTACGCGCGGGCGCGGGCCGCCGACACCACCGGGGAGTACGACTTCCTCGCCAGCTACGTCGACGACCTGCCGGCGGCGATCGACATGGACGCCATCCGTGCTGCGGGGGTCCGGATCGGCGCGGACCCGCTGGGCGGGGCGAGCGTGGCGTACTGGGGTGAGATCGCCGAGCGGCATCGTCTGGACCTGACCGTGGTGAACCCGACGGTCGACCCGACCTGGCGGTTCATGACCCTGGACGGCGACGGCAAGATCCGGATGGACTGCTCCTCGCCGAATGCGATGGCGTCGCTGATCGCCGCGCGTGCCGACTACCAGATCTCCACCGGCAACGACGCCGACGCCGACCGGCACGGCATCGTCACCCCGGACGCCGGGTTGATGAACCCCAACCACTACCTGGCGGTGGCGATTCGGCACCTGTTCCGTACCCGCACCGAGTGGGGTCCGGCCGCCGCGGTGGGCAAGACCCTGGTCTCCTCGTCGATGATCGACCGGGTGGCCGCCGACCTCGGCCGGCCGCTGTTGGAGGTGCCGGTCGGCTTCAAGTGGTTCGTGCCCGGCCTGCTGGACGGGGCGGTCGGCTTCGGCGGCGAGGAGAGCGCCGGGGCGTCGTTCCTGCGCCGCAACGGCTCGACCTGGACCACCGACAAGGACGGCCTGCTGCTCTGTCTGCTCGCCGCCGAGATCCAGGCGACCACCGGCCGCAGCCCGAGCGAGCACTGGGCCGAGTTGGCCGAGCGTTTCGGCGCGCCCGCGTACGCCCGGATCGACGCCCCGGCCACCCGGGAGCAGAAGGCCGTGCTCGGCAAGCTTTCCCCGGAGCAGGTCACCGCCACCGAGCTGGCCGGTGAGCCGATCACCGCGGCGCTGACCACCGCCCCCGGCAACAACGCGCCGATCGGCGGCCTCAAGGTCACCACCGAGTCCGGCTGGTTCGCCGCCCGCCCGTCCGGCACCGAGGACGTCTACAAGATCTACGCCGAGTCCTTCCAGGGCCAAGACCACCTGAAGCAGATCCAGGAAGAAGCCAAAACCCTGGTAGACCAAGCCCTAACAAGGTCCTGACCCCCGCCCCGGCTCGCGTTGATCATGAGGTTAACGGGGTTTTTGATCTCCAATCGTCCCGTCAACCTCATGATCAACGCGAGCGGGGGTGGGGTCAGCAGGGTGGGGGGTCGGCGGGTGGGGGTAGTTGTTGGCCGCGTCGGCGTAACTCCTCGGGGAGCAGTTCGCGGAGCTGCTCGGGGAGGAACGGCAGGTCGAGGAGCGTCATCTTCAACTGATTGCGCTCCTGGTAACGCAACGGGTCGAAGCGGACCACCAGACCGGCATCGCGGCGGTACGAGATGTCCACCGTCCCCTCCGTCGCCGCGTCGCGGAACACCAGCCCGTCCATCTCCACCACGACCGGCGACGAGTTGGGCTGTAGCTCCAACCGGATCTTCTCGTCCGGGGAGAGCACGACCGCCCGGGAGATGCCCGCCATCGGCGCCGCCGGCGTGATCACCACCGAGTCCGCCGCAGGGGAGATCAGTGGACCACCGGCGGCGTAGCTGTACGCCGTCGAGCCGATCGGAGTGCTGACCACCACGGCGTCGCTGCGGTAGTAGCCGTACTGCTGGCCGTCGATGGCGAGCGTGACGCTGACGAAGCCGGCGCCCGGCTGGCGAACCAACGCGATGTCGTTGAACGCCACGACGTCGTCCCCGCAGACATCGCAGGCGAGGCAGGCGTGCGACTCGACGGTGAAGTCCTTGGAGAGCAACCGGCTCAGCGCCTCGGGAAGCTCCGGCGGTTCGACCTCGACGAGAAAACCCAGGCGACCCAGGTGTACGCCGAGCACCGGCTTCGGGTCGAGCACGGCGGACCGCAGCGCACCCAACATGGTGCCGTCCCCGCCGATGCTGATCAGCGCGTCGGCGCGGGCCGCCACCTCGTCCGCCGGCACCGGCTCGACGGTGGACGGGACACGGTGCTGGTCCTCCTCGCGCACCATCAGCGTCTTGTGGTTGCGCGTCGCCCACCGCTCGATGATCCCGACCACCTCGGTGACATCCCGGGTGGGGTGCAGCACAAGTCCCAGCCCCGACACCCGTACAGCTCACCACATCGGCGGCGACCACACCTGGCGTACACCGAAGGTGCGCCGACGGTCCGGGGACCGTCGGCGCACCTCGCCGCCGTCAGGGGCGGGATTGACCGGTGAGGTGGGTCAGCGAGCGGGCGACCAGGTCGTCGCGGGCCGCCGGAGGCAGACCCTCCAGCCCGAAGCCCAGGTACACGGTGTCCGCGGTGACCACCACCGAGCCCTCCTCGAACGCCTGCTGGCTGCGCGACCAGTCGTTGGCGTTGCCGGCGGTCCCGGCCGGCGGTCCGGCCACCGTCCAGCCGCCCAGGTCGGCCGACTCGAACGAGGTCTGCGCCACCGTCGCGCCGTCCACCACCACCCGGGCGTCGTCCAGGAAGACACCGAGACCCTGGGTGGCCCAGTCCGAGGCGTACGTGATCGACACCTCGACCTGCTTACCGGCGTAGGCGGACAGGTCGACCACGAACTCCTTCCAGCCACCCGACGACCCGGTCGCCGCGTTCCAGCTGCCGGTGCTTCCGGTGGGGGAGCAGTCCGCGCCCTGGTAGTGGGCGAGGAACGGGTGCAACTGCTCCACCCAACCCTCGACGCAGCTGTCGCCGGTGACCGTGCTGGTCTTGCCGTTGGCATCCGGCAGGGTGGTCCAGTCGTCGCTGCCCACCTCGTGCGCCTCGACGAAGAAGAAGTCCCAGTCCTGCTCGATCTCGTACGAGGTGAAGAAGCGCAGCTCGCCGCTGCTCGCCCCGGTGAGATCCACGGTGCGGCTCAGCCGCTTGTACGCCTCGTCGGCCTGCCCGCTGAACAGGTACCACTCACCGGTACGCGGATCGAACGGGGCACCCCCCGGTCGGGTCCAACCCACCGGCGCGGAGCTGGCGAACTGGGGGAACTCGTCCGGCGGCAGGAAGGTCGAGGTGGTCAGGAACGACGCGGTGTGCGCCTGGTTCTCCGCCGACCCGGGCGCGTTGAGCTGCCCGCTGAAGCCGGTGAACGGCGCGTCGGTCCCGGCGACGGGGAACGGCTCACCCTCCGGCGAGGTGCCGCCGTCACTGACGTAGGTGTGCGCGCCCAACCAGTACTGCTGGAAGTCGTTCAACAGCGGCAGACAGGTCGCGTCGTCGGGGTCGGTGCACTCCGCCGGCGCGTCCGGGTGATAGACGTACGAACCGTTGGCGCCTTGCGCGAACAACGCGTACTGGCCGCTGACCAGCAGTTTGCCGCCCTCGTTCAGGTAGTCCCGGACGGCCAGCTCGGTGTCCAGCGCCGCCCGGGCCGCCGTGCCGGCGACCTGACCCTGGGAGCGCAGGATCACGTCGTCGCCGGTCTCCCACACCACCGCCGGGTAGTGGGACAGCACCCCCAGCGGGTGCGGCGCGGTGCGGCCCATCGCGTCGAAGTCGTACACGTCGCTGCTGCGCCCGGCGGCGCTCAACGACGCCGCGACCTCGTCGGCGTACTTCGCGGTCGTGCCGGTCTGCGCCGGGCTGAGACCGGTGACGTCCTCCATGGCGAGGACCAGCACGTCACCGCCGATGTCGCTGTGCACCCGGTAGGTGAAGTGTTCGCTGGCCACCACCCCGGTACGGGGTTTGTTGCCGGTGAACCAGACCTCCACCCGGTCACCCGGCTTCGTGCCCTTGACGGTGCCGCGAAGCTCCGCGTAGTAGTCGTCGTGCGTGTCGCCGTACCGCTCACCACCGCGCCACTCGCGGACCGCGACTGTCTTCGGCCGCCCACCGTTGACCGTGTAGTGCATCTTCACGTTCTTCAGCGCCCGCCGGGTGATCGAGGCGACCTGCTGGGTACGCCCGTACGAGGTGTCGAACGCGTCCACCACGAAGTCCGGGGTGCTGCGGCCGACCACCGAGACCGGGTCGTCCGGGTCCGCCGCGGAGCGCGCCACGGCCAGCGCGAACGGCAGGTTCTTGCCCACCTCGCCGGCGATCAGCGCCTCGTCGTCGGGGAAGATGAAGCCACTGACGCAGTCCTCCGGACGCCACTGGTCGTCCGGGTCGACCGCCGAGGCGGCCTCGCAGGTGGACATCTCCGGGGTGAAACCCAGGGTGCCGTACTTGACGGTGGCGTGGCTGTCGGTGTCCCCGTTGGTGGTGTAAAGCTCGGCGGAGATGTCCGGGTCGTAGCCGGGCACCGCGGGGTGGGCGTCATCGCCGACCATCGCCTGGTAGATCACGTCGTCCGGGCTGGGCGTGCTCACCTGCCAGCCGATGCCGTAGAGCAGCAGTTCGGCGGCCGAGTGGTAGTTGACGAAGAACTCGAACCCCACCCGCTTGAAGAGCCGATCCAGGGCTTTCGTCTCCGGTTCCGAGTTGGGGCTCGGGCCTCGGTAGGTCTCGCTGTTCGTCTCGGGTGAGGAGCCCTCGTTGTCGTACCCCCACTTGTAGCTGAAGTTGCGGTTGAGGTCGACACCGTCACCGGAGGTGATCTGCCCGTCTCCGTTGTTGTCGCGCAGGTTCTTGCGCCACAACCGGTTGCCGGGGGTGAAGGTGAAGTCGTAGCCGTCCGGGTTGGCGACCGGCAGGAACCACAGCTCGGTCGTGTCCAGCAGCCGGGTGATCTCCCGGTCGGTGCCGTAGCTGTCGAGGACGTGATGCATCAGCCGGCGGGTCATCTCCGGTGTGATCCACTCGCGGGCGTGCTGCGCGCCGGCGTAGAGCACCGCCGGTCGCTGACCGTCGGCGACGTTCCGCGCGTTCTTGGTGACCTTCACGGCAAGGATCGGCTGACCCTGCTGGCTGCGACCGATCGTCTGCACCTGGGCCAGCTTCGGGTACCGCGCGGCGGTGGCGTTCAGTTCGTCCCGCAGGCCACCCGGCTCACCGTAGGGACGGAAGCTCGTCCAGCCGGCCGCGGCCTGCTCGCGCAGCGCCTGCGACGCGTCCTTGCCGCGGACCTTCTTCACCGACAGCGGCACGCCCTGGTCGGTCAGCCGCTTCGCCTGCCGGCGGCTGAGCACCGTCTCGACCGCCGTGCGGCCGGTCGAGTCCGTCTTCGCGTCGTGGCCGAGGTCGACCCCCGCCGCGCGCAGTTGTTCCCGCTGCTTCGCGTCGACCGTCCCGACGTACACCTCCAGACCGTCGCGAGCGCCCGGATCCGATGGTGGCCGCGCACCGGCCGGTGGGGTGAGTGCCAGTGCGCCGAGCAGGGTGACCACGCTGGCGATCGCCAAACGCTTCGGTCTCATCGCGCCTCCCTGAGTGAAGGAACTGTAGGCGCGAGCCTTCGGTGCGGGGTGATCGATGTCAATAGGTCGATGGGCGCGTCGTGGCTGACCGTGTCGGTGTCTGCGCTGCAGGTGACGGGTTGGTCCCGGTCGGCGGGCAGCGTGCGGGTCGGCCTCGTAACTGGCATTTTGCCGCCTCGTTGAACGGTTGCTGAGAAACGAGCGGAGCTGGGGAGTTCAGTTCTGCTCCCACGGGTGGCAGCGAAGCCAGGAGGCGAATCAAACGTGCGTGCGCTGATGGAGCGCGGGTGGCTGTTCGCGGAACGCCGCCGGCGTCTGGAGCGGAAAATCGCCCTGTACAACGAGCCGTTGTCCCGCGCGGAGATCGAGCGGATTCAGGTCGAGCGCTTCAACCGAATCTGGGCGTACTGCCTGACGCAGGTGCCGTTCTACCGGTCCTGGCGCAAGGAGCACGGACTCCCCAGCGGCATCTCTCGGCCGTCGGACCTGCACTACTTCCCGGTGCTCGACAAGGAACTGCTGATCAGCCGCTCTGCGGAGGTCTTCGCGCAGGCGTCGCCGAAGCAGGTCTACAGCACCGGTGGAAGCACCGGCCAGCCGACCAGGTTTCCGCGCGGTCGCAGCGAGTCGACCGACCGGTGGGCGAACAACTATCTCGGCCGAGCATGGCGGGGAATCCGACCGTTCGAG contains these protein-coding regions:
- a CDS encoding M14 family metallopeptidase is translated as MRPKRLAIASVVTLLGALALTPPAGARPPSDPGARDGLEVYVGTVDAKQREQLRAAGVDLGHDAKTDSTGRTAVETVLSRRQAKRLTDQGVPLSVKKVRGKDASQALREQAAAGWTSFRPYGEPGGLRDELNATAARYPKLAQVQTIGRSQQGQPILAVKVTKNARNVADGQRPAVLYAGAQHAREWITPEMTRRLMHHVLDSYGTDREITRLLDTTELWFLPVANPDGYDFTFTPGNRLWRKNLRDNNGDGQITSGDGVDLNRNFSYKWGYDNEGSSPETNSETYRGPSPNSEPETKALDRLFKRVGFEFFVNYHSAAELLLYGIGWQVSTPSPDDVIYQAMVGDDAHPAVPGYDPDISAELYTTNGDTDSHATVKYGTLGFTPEMSTCEAASAVDPDDQWRPEDCVSGFIFPDDEALIAGEVGKNLPFALAVARSAADPDDPVSVVGRSTPDFVVDAFDTSYGRTQQVASITRRALKNVKMHYTVNGGRPKTVAVREWRGGERYGDTHDDYYAELRGTVKGTKPGDRVEVWFTGNKPRTGVVASEHFTYRVHSDIGGDVLVLAMEDVTGLSPAQTGTTAKYADEVAASLSAAGRSSDVYDFDAMGRTAPHPLGVLSHYPAVVWETGDDVILRSQGQVAGTAARAALDTELAVRDYLNEGGKLLVSGQYALFAQGANGSYVYHPDAPAECTDPDDATCLPLLNDFQQYWLGAHTYVSDGGTSPEGEPFPVAGTDAPFTGFSGQLNAPGSAENQAHTASFLTTSTFLPPDEFPQFASSAPVGWTRPGGAPFDPRTGEWYLFSGQADEAYKRLSRTVDLTGASSGELRFFTSYEIEQDWDFFFVEAHEVGSDDWTTLPDANGKTSTVTGDSCVEGWVEQLHPFLAHYQGADCSPTGSTGSWNAATGSSGGWKEFVVDLSAYAGKQVEVSITYASDWATQGLGVFLDDARVVVDGATVAQTSFESADLGGWTVAGPPAGTAGNANDWSRSQQAFEEGSVVVTADTVYLGFGLEGLPPAARDDLVARSLTHLTGQSRP
- a CDS encoding NAD(+)/NADH kinase, with product MGLVLHPTRDVTEVVGIIERWATRNHKTLMVREEDQHRVPSTVEPVPADEVAARADALISIGGDGTMLGALRSAVLDPKPVLGVHLGRLGFLVEVEPPELPEALSRLLSKDFTVESHACLACDVCGDDVVAFNDIALVRQPGAGFVSVTLAIDGQQYGYYRSDAVVVSTPIGSTAYSYAAGGPLISPAADSVVITPAAPMAGISRAVVLSPDEKIRLELQPNSSPVVVEMDGLVFRDAATEGTVDISYRRDAGLVVRFDPLRYQERNQLKMTLLDLPFLPEQLRELLPEELRRRGQQLPPPADPPPC
- the pgm gene encoding phosphoglucomutase (alpha-D-glucose-1,6-bisphosphate-dependent), producing the protein MTHPRAGQPAEPADLVDVPRLVTAYYAEHPDPTDPAQQVSFGTSGHRGSSLRNAFNSDHILAVSQALCDYRREQGLDGPLFLARDTHALSAPAAVDALEVLAANGVTVLVDSRDGYTPTPALSHAILTHNRGRTSGLADGVVITPSHNPPDDGGFKYNPTNGGPADTDVTRWIQDRANTILAAGLKEVRRVTYARARAADTTGEYDFLASYVDDLPAAIDMDAIRAAGVRIGADPLGGASVAYWGEIAERHRLDLTVVNPTVDPTWRFMTLDGDGKIRMDCSSPNAMASLIAARADYQISTGNDADADRHGIVTPDAGLMNPNHYLAVAIRHLFRTRTEWGPAAAVGKTLVSSSMIDRVAADLGRPLLEVPVGFKWFVPGLLDGAVGFGGEESAGASFLRRNGSTWTTDKDGLLLCLLAAEIQATTGRSPSEHWAELAERFGAPAYARIDAPATREQKAVLGKLSPEQVTATELAGEPITAALTTAPGNNAPIGGLKVTTESGWFAARPSGTEDVYKIYAESFQGQDHLKQIQEEAKTLVDQALTRS